The following coding sequences are from one Pseudonocardia sp. HH130630-07 window:
- a CDS encoding TetR/AcrR family transcriptional regulator, which yields MGVRTEQRERTRTALLDAAERLFAEQGYAAVGLPAVVAAAGVTKGALYHQFDGKAAVFAAVLERVQDRVGERVAEAADAEPGRWEQLLAGCLAFLDASTGPATARIMLVDGPAVLGWQAWRELDERASGRHLAEALAGLIEVGELAPQPVEPLARLLSGAMNELAVWLAGSADRTDSADSADRAAARAVLERTLAGLRT from the coding sequence GTGGGGGTCCGGACCGAACAACGGGAACGCACGCGGACGGCGCTGCTCGATGCGGCGGAGCGGCTGTTCGCCGAGCAGGGGTACGCCGCGGTGGGGCTCCCCGCCGTCGTCGCCGCGGCGGGGGTGACGAAGGGCGCGCTCTACCACCAGTTCGACGGGAAGGCCGCGGTGTTCGCCGCCGTCCTCGAACGGGTGCAGGACCGGGTGGGTGAGCGGGTGGCCGAGGCGGCGGACGCGGAGCCGGGCCGATGGGAGCAGCTGCTCGCCGGCTGCCTCGCGTTCCTCGACGCCAGCACCGGCCCGGCGACCGCACGGATCATGCTCGTCGACGGACCCGCGGTGCTGGGCTGGCAGGCCTGGCGCGAGCTGGACGAGCGCGCCTCCGGGCGTCATCTCGCCGAGGCCCTCGCCGGTCTGATCGAGGTCGGTGAGCTGGCTCCGCAACCGGTCGAACCGCTGGCCCGGCTGCTGTCCGGGGCGATGAACGAGCTGGCCGTGTGGCTGGCCGGATCCGCCGACCGCACCGACTCCGCCGACTCCGCCGACCGTGCCGCCGCGCGGGCCGTCCTGGAACGCACGCTCGCCGGGCTGCGTACGTGA
- a CDS encoding VOC family protein, whose translation MLRSCYPVLATGDVRTARDFWTGPMGFDVVFDTDWYVSLRHGDHELAILDRDHPTIPESHRGRSAGGILVNLEVDDVDAEWRRLVVQGGLPVALGLRDEDFGQRHFIVAGPDGVLVDVITEIPPSAGFAAAFGAARE comes from the coding sequence GTGCTCCGCAGCTGCTACCCGGTGCTCGCCACCGGTGACGTCCGCACCGCCCGGGACTTCTGGACCGGGCCGATGGGCTTCGACGTCGTGTTCGACACCGACTGGTACGTCAGCCTCCGTCACGGCGACCACGAGCTCGCGATCCTGGACCGCGACCATCCGACGATCCCGGAGTCCCACCGCGGCCGGTCGGCCGGCGGGATCCTGGTGAACCTGGAGGTCGACGACGTCGACGCCGAGTGGCGGCGCCTCGTCGTGCAGGGCGGGCTGCCGGTCGCACTCGGCCTGCGCGACGAGGACTTCGGCCAGCGGCACTTCATCGTGGCCGGGCCCGACGGGGTGCTGGTCGACGTGATCACCGAGATCCCGCCGTCCGCCGGGTTCGCCGCGGCCTTCGGTGCGGCCCGGGAGTGA
- a CDS encoding WhiB family transcriptional regulator, translating into MIRTMTGGGCAGPDDARSETVPNTPSGAQWSALPCRNGDADLWFAESPTELEQAKSLCTGCPVRDACLAGALDRGEPWGVWGGEIFERGRVIPRKRPRGRPRKADLERDRAYALAAGS; encoded by the coding sequence GTGATCCGGACCATGACCGGCGGCGGTTGCGCCGGTCCCGACGACGCACGGTCCGAGACCGTGCCGAACACCCCGTCCGGTGCGCAGTGGTCGGCGCTGCCGTGCCGCAACGGGGACGCGGACCTGTGGTTCGCGGAGTCGCCCACCGAGCTGGAGCAGGCGAAGTCGCTGTGCACCGGCTGCCCGGTGCGGGACGCCTGCCTCGCCGGCGCCCTGGACCGCGGCGAGCCGTGGGGCGTGTGGGGTGGCGAGATCTTCGAGCGTGGCCGGGTCATCCCGCGCAAGCGCCCGAGGGGCCGCCCCCGCAAGGCCGACCTGGAGCGCGACCGGGCCTACGCCCTGGCCGCCGGCAGCTGA
- a CDS encoding ATP-dependent DNA helicase UvrD2 encodes MDPEQRAAVTAPRGPVCVLAGAGTGKTRTITRRIAHLVNSGHVVAGQVLAVTFTARAAGELRTRLRGLDVGGVQARTFHAAAMRQLRYFWPQVIGGQPWPLVDHKLRLVGQAAARAGAGTDSDALRDLAAEIEWAKSSLIAPVDYAAEAARRRRDTPGPADQAARAYAAYEELKNGAEVLDFEDLLLHTAVALEEHAGVAEEFRSRYRCFVVDEYQDVTPLQQRLLDAWVGDRDDLTVVGDANQTIYTFAGASPRYLLEFPRRFPGAAVVRLQRDYRSTPQIVGAANQLIGAARHRPAGSRLSLVGQLPPGPDPDFSEHDDETGEAAAVAGRILTLLKDGTEPCEIAVLFRINAQSEAYEQALSDAGVPYQVRGGDRFFARPEIRRAMVALRSAAPDQRPGTDLVDVTRAVLGARAGLSDEPPKGATLRAQWESLLALVGVAEELAAIEPGADLARLCAELDARADSAQAPVVQGVTLASLHAAKGLEWDAVFLVGLADGTLPIGHAGDDEHAVEEERRLFYVGITRARRVLSMSWSLSRASGRGPKRRRSRFLYGLIPDSHPASRIAGERRPGGARPRCRVCGSPLFGSTATKLMRCDDCPSDVDLELLDRLKQWRAAEAKQQGVPAFVVLTDATLTAVAEQRPTAPSSLVGIPGIGAAKLDRYGDDVLRLLAEHSDE; translated from the coding sequence CTGGACCCGGAGCAGCGCGCGGCCGTCACGGCGCCGCGCGGCCCGGTCTGCGTGCTCGCCGGCGCCGGCACCGGCAAGACCCGCACGATCACCCGGCGGATCGCGCACCTGGTGAACAGCGGCCACGTCGTCGCCGGGCAGGTGCTCGCCGTCACCTTCACCGCCCGGGCCGCCGGCGAGCTGCGGACCCGGCTGCGCGGCCTCGACGTCGGGGGTGTCCAGGCCCGCACGTTCCACGCCGCCGCGATGCGCCAGCTGCGCTACTTCTGGCCGCAGGTGATCGGCGGGCAGCCGTGGCCGCTGGTCGACCACAAGCTGCGCCTGGTCGGGCAGGCCGCGGCCCGCGCCGGGGCCGGAACCGACTCCGACGCGCTGCGCGACCTCGCCGCCGAGATCGAGTGGGCCAAGTCGTCGCTGATCGCGCCGGTCGACTACGCGGCCGAGGCCGCGCGCCGGCGCCGGGACACCCCCGGCCCGGCGGACCAGGCGGCCCGGGCCTACGCCGCCTACGAGGAGCTGAAGAACGGGGCCGAGGTCCTCGACTTCGAGGACCTGCTGCTGCACACGGCGGTCGCGCTGGAGGAGCACGCCGGGGTGGCCGAGGAGTTCCGCTCGCGCTACCGCTGCTTCGTCGTCGACGAGTACCAGGACGTCACGCCGCTGCAGCAGCGCCTGCTCGACGCCTGGGTCGGCGACCGCGACGATCTCACCGTCGTCGGCGACGCCAACCAGACGATCTACACCTTCGCCGGGGCCTCGCCGCGCTACCTGCTGGAGTTCCCGCGCCGGTTCCCCGGCGCCGCCGTCGTCCGGCTGCAGCGCGACTACCGCTCGACCCCGCAGATCGTCGGCGCGGCGAACCAGCTGATCGGCGCGGCCCGGCACCGCCCGGCGGGCTCCCGGCTCTCGCTGGTGGGCCAGCTCCCGCCCGGCCCGGACCCCGACTTCTCCGAGCACGACGACGAGACGGGCGAGGCCGCCGCCGTCGCCGGCCGGATCCTCACGCTCCTCAAGGACGGCACCGAGCCGTGCGAGATCGCGGTGCTGTTCCGGATCAACGCCCAGTCCGAGGCCTACGAGCAGGCGCTGTCCGACGCCGGCGTGCCGTACCAGGTGCGCGGCGGTGACCGCTTCTTCGCCCGCCCGGAAATCCGCAGGGCGATGGTCGCGCTGCGGTCCGCGGCGCCGGACCAGCGGCCGGGCACCGACCTCGTCGACGTCACCCGGGCGGTGCTCGGGGCCAGGGCCGGACTCAGCGACGAGCCCCCGAAGGGCGCCACCCTGCGGGCCCAGTGGGAGTCGCTGCTGGCCCTGGTCGGGGTGGCCGAGGAGCTGGCGGCGATCGAGCCCGGGGCGGACCTCGCCCGGCTGTGCGCCGAGCTCGACGCCCGTGCCGACTCCGCGCAGGCACCGGTGGTGCAGGGGGTCACGCTGGCGTCGCTGCACGCGGCGAAGGGCCTGGAGTGGGACGCGGTCTTCCTCGTCGGGCTCGCCGACGGCACGCTGCCGATCGGGCACGCCGGGGACGACGAGCACGCCGTCGAGGAGGAGCGCAGGCTGTTCTACGTCGGGATCACCCGGGCCCGGCGGGTGCTGTCGATGTCGTGGTCGCTGTCGCGGGCGTCCGGCCGCGGGCCGAAGCGCCGCCGTTCCCGGTTCCTGTACGGGCTGATCCCGGACTCGCACCCGGCGTCGCGGATCGCCGGGGAGCGGCGCCCCGGCGGGGCCAGGCCCCGGTGCCGGGTCTGCGGGTCCCCGCTGTTCGGCAGCACCGCCACCAAGCTGATGCGGTGCGACGACTGCCCGTCCGACGTGGATCTCGAACTGCTCGACCGGTTGAAGCAGTGGCGGGCCGCCGAGGCCAAGCAGCAGGGTGTCCCGGCGTTCGTCGTGCTCACCGACGCCACGCTCACCGCGGTCGCCGAGCAGCGGCCGACCGCGCCGTCGTCGCTGGTCGGGATCCCCGGCATCGGCGCGGCCAAGCTCGACCGCTACGGCGACGACGTCCTGCGCCTGCTCGCCGAGCACTCGGACGAGTAG
- a CDS encoding glutaredoxin domain-containing protein codes for MYTTSWCGFCRRLKLQLDEAGIGYREIDIEREPDAVAFVEQANGGNRTVPTVVFPDSSVATNPSFAEVSRRLRA; via the coding sequence ATGTACACGACCAGCTGGTGCGGCTTCTGCCGCCGGTTGAAGCTGCAGCTCGACGAGGCCGGTATCGGCTACCGCGAGATCGACATCGAGCGCGAGCCGGACGCGGTGGCGTTCGTCGAGCAGGCCAACGGCGGGAACCGCACGGTCCCCACCGTCGTCTTCCCGGACTCGTCGGTGGCGACCAACCCGAGCTTCGCCGAGGTCTCGCGGCGGCTCAGGGCCTGA
- the nudC gene encoding NAD(+) diphosphatase, producing MSRSDFVLTEQPVLSRSALDRDEDRRSDPDWPAATWAKARVVVVDEAGRTPVDWETAPGSGFREADAAAWDRAAGRNGHVRTRAGADLADAPPAEAVLLGERDGVPYWAVRGGPARVAADDPGEWADLRAAGAFLDPLGAGLLTGAVATLNWHDRARFCAVDGTRTRPQNAGWARICENGHEEYPRTDPAIICLVHDGGDRVLLGRQPSWPVGRYSVLAGFVESGESLEACVQREIAEEVGIAVTGVTYLGSQAWPFPRSLMVGFHAVGDPDAPLRLQDGEIADALWVSRSSLRTALARGDWAQPEQGREDGTDPVVMLPGRVSIARTMLESWAAAGD from the coding sequence GTGAGCCGGTCGGACTTCGTCCTGACCGAGCAGCCGGTCCTGTCCCGGAGTGCGCTGGACCGCGACGAGGACCGGCGCTCCGACCCGGACTGGCCGGCGGCCACCTGGGCGAAGGCCCGGGTCGTGGTGGTCGACGAGGCGGGCCGGACCCCGGTGGACTGGGAGACGGCCCCGGGGTCGGGCTTCCGGGAGGCGGACGCGGCGGCCTGGGACCGGGCCGCCGGGCGGAACGGGCACGTCCGCACCCGGGCCGGTGCCGATCTCGCCGACGCGCCGCCGGCCGAGGCCGTGCTGCTGGGCGAGCGCGACGGCGTCCCGTACTGGGCGGTCCGGGGTGGCCCGGCCCGGGTCGCGGCCGACGACCCGGGGGAGTGGGCCGACCTCCGTGCCGCCGGGGCCTTCCTGGACCCGCTCGGAGCCGGCCTGCTCACCGGCGCCGTGGCCACGCTGAACTGGCACGACCGGGCCCGCTTCTGCGCGGTCGACGGCACCCGCACCCGTCCGCAGAACGCCGGCTGGGCGCGGATCTGCGAGAACGGCCACGAGGAGTACCCGCGCACCGACCCGGCGATCATCTGCCTGGTGCACGACGGCGGTGACCGCGTCCTGCTCGGCCGGCAGCCGTCCTGGCCGGTGGGGCGGTACTCGGTGCTCGCCGGGTTCGTCGAGTCGGGCGAGTCGCTGGAGGCGTGCGTGCAGCGGGAGATCGCCGAGGAGGTGGGGATCGCCGTGACCGGCGTGACCTACCTGGGCAGCCAGGCGTGGCCGTTCCCGCGGTCGCTGATGGTCGGCTTCCACGCCGTCGGCGATCCCGACGCGCCGCTGCGGCTGCAGGACGGGGAGATCGCCGACGCGCTGTGGGTGAGCCGGTCCAGCCTGCGGACGGCCCTCGCCCGGGGCGACTGGGCGCAGCCCGAGCAGGGCCGGGAGGACGGGACCGACCCGGTCGTCATGCTGCCGGGGCGGGTGTCGATCGCCCGGACGATGCTGGAGTCCTGGGCCGCCGCGGGCGACTGA